Proteins from a single region of Gasterosteus aculeatus chromosome 20, fGasAcu3.hap1.1, whole genome shotgun sequence:
- the clcn1b gene encoding chloride channel protein 1 isoform X4: MAADASQRKALRYQQTLLYGEYREQLGNFARREAARLLTERQWRRQAGNNSSGRTGHGRRHHHHQHPVSLESYHSQASSSKKPRPYSKCQDCFARARRYIVTKMGEDWIFLVLLGLTMALVSWSMDYASAKSLQAYKWMHGELKGNVLLQYLAWVTYPMILVMFASLFCHLVSPQAIGSGIPELKTILRGVVLKEYLTLKAFVAKVVGLTAGLGSGMPVGKEGPFVHIASICAAVLSQFISIFSGVYENPYGYTDILTVGCAVGVGCCFGTPLGGVLFSIEVTSTYFAVRNYWRGYFAATFSAFIFRVLSVWNKDAVTITALFKTNFRMDFPFDLQELPAFAIIGISCGFLGAFFVYLNRQVVLFMRRPTALTRFLTKHRLIYPGAVTLIIATLTFPPGFGQFMAGELMPRECINSLFDNFTWTKISGLSAPPGLGRSSAWLHPHVSVFVILLLFCVMKFWMSALSTTMPIPSGAFMPVFILGAAFGRLVGEIMATLFPNGILFDGIVYRILPGGYAVIGAAAMTGAVTHTVSTAVICFELTGQISHILPMMVAVILANMVAQGLQPSLYDSIIQVKKLPYLPELALGHISKYNIFVEDIMVRKVKFLSSQSTYRELNHLLETASLKTIPLVDSKESMILLGSIERTELQAVFDWWLSPERRVYERGPSSPGQGSKVSWESFAFVDEDGGDESADKTAPVQEESNGPIPSPGPQEPSTNHRGSDKRKLPSVRLTLQRLFSTTSLSGQTEAQEATPPPLTDTMSPEEIKAWEEEELDKPIDMEQIRIDPSPFQLVERTSLHKTHTLFSLLGLSHAYVTSIGKLVGVVALKELQKAIEGSTRSGVRLRPPLASFRGTSRKTKKHQPPSSTPSSPTRDKDLWGEGSRVEGELVRMESKEDSRGKASSSKGAPGGDAALSSPSSGEADGVSQEPASPSTSSPAPPPPPAPPVSPPSPVLTLSSPQVDRESEESDEPL; this comes from the exons ATGGCTGCAGATGCGTCGCAAAGAAAGGCGCTGAGATACCAACAGACCCTG CTGTACGGTGAGTACAGGGAGCAGCTGGGAAACTTTGCCAGGCGGGAAGCTGCCCGTCTGCTGACAGAGAGACAATGGAGGAGACAGGCGGGCAACAACTCCAGCGGCCGAACGGGACACGGCCGacggcatcatcatcatcagcacccCGTGTCCCTGGAGTCGTATCACAGCCAAGCCTCGTCCAGCAAGAAGCCTCGCCCCTACTCCAAATGCCAAG ACTGTTTTGCTCGTGCGCGTCGGTACATAGTGACCAAGATGGGGGAGGACTGGATATTTCTGGTTCTTCTGGGACTCACTATGGCTCTGGTCAGCTGGAGTATGGACTACGCCAGCGCCAAGAGCCTGCAAG CCTATAAGTGGATGCACGGGGAGCTGAAAGGCAACGTGCTCCTCCAGTACTTGGCCTGGGTTACTTATCCCATGATCCTCGTCATGTTCGCCTCGCTCTTTTGTCACCTGGTTTCCCCGCAGGCCATCG GTTCGGGCATTCCTGAACTGAAAACCATCCTGAGAGGTGTTGTGCTGAAGGAGTATCTGACCCTTAAAGCCTTCGTAGCTAAAGTTGTCGGGTTGACCGCTGGCTTGGGCAGCGGGATGCCAGTGGGCAAAGAg GGTCCATTCGTCCACATCGCCAGTATCTGTGCCGCAGTGCTGAGTCAATTCATTTCCATCTTTTCCGGAGTCTATGAG AACCCTTATGGTTACACAGACATTCTGACTGTTGGCTGTGCCGTGGGGGTGGGATGCTGTTTCGGCACTCCGCTTGGAG GGGTGTTGTTCAGTATTGAGGTCACGTCTACCTACTTTGCGGTGAGGAATTACTGGCGGGGATATTTTGCCGCCACGTTCAGCGCCTTCATATTCAGGGTGCTCTCTGTTTGGAACAAGGATGCCG tCACAATCACAGCTCTCTTCAAAACTAACTTCCGGATGGATTTCCCCTTCGACCTGCAGGAGCTGCCTGCATTTGCAATAATAGG GATCTCTTGTGGCTTCCTGGGAGCGTTCTTCGTCTATCTGAACAGACAGGTGGTTCTCTTCATGAGGAGGCCGACGGCACTCACACGCTTCCTGACCAAACA CCGATTGATCTATCCAGGTGCAGTGACGCTGATCATCGCCACCTTGACGTTTCCACCAGGATTTGGGCAGTTCATGGCTGGGGAG CTGATGCCCAGAGAGTGTATCAACTCCCTCTTTGATAATTTCACCTGGACCAAAATCTCAGGATTATCTGCTCCGCCCGGCCTGGGTCGCTCCTCTGCATGGCTTCATCCTCATGTCAGCGTTTTTGTCATCCTTCTACTCTTCTGCGTCATGAAG TTCTGGATGTCAGCACTTTCCACCACAATGCCCATCCCATCTGGTGCCTTTATGCCAGTGTTCATACTAG GAGCTGCTTTCGGCCGCCTCGTGGGGGAGATCATGGCCACTCTTTTCCCAAATGGGATCCTGTTTGATGGGATAGTCTACCGCATCCTGCCGGGGGGATACGCCGTCATTG GCGCGGCGGCAATGACGGGAGCCGTCACGCACACGGTTTCCACTGCGGTAATCTGCTTTGAGCTGACCGGTCAGATCTCGCACATCCTGCCGATGATGGTGGCTGTCATCCTAGCGAACATGGTGGCCCAGGGTCTGCAGCCTTCTCTCTACGACTCCATCATCCAGGTGAAGAAGCTGCCTTACCTACCTGAACTGGCCCTCGGGCACATCAG CAAGTATAACATCTTTGTGGAGGACATCATGGTGCGCAAGGTTAAGTTCCTGTCTTCTCAATCCACCTATCGGGAACTGAACCATCTGCTAGAGACCGCAAGCCTGAAAACCATCCCCCTAGTGGACTCCAAAG AATCCATGATTCTCCTGGGCTCCATCGAGAGGACGGAGCTTCAAGCCGTCTTTGACTGGTGGCTCTCACCCGAGAGGCGAGTCTACGAAAGGGGTCCGAGCTCACCGGGCCAGGGCTCCAAAGTCAGCTGGGAGTCCTTCGCCTTTGTAGACGAGGACGGCGGAGACGAGAGTGCAGACAAG ACCGCGCCAGTACAGGAAGAATCTAACGGGCCGATCCCATCTCCCGGACCCCAGGAGCCCTCAACCAACCACAGGGGTTCAG ACAAGCGCAAGCTCCCATCTGTCAGGTTGACCCTGCAGAGACTCTTCTCCACCACATCTCTGTCGGGCCAGACTGAGGCTCAG GAGGCCACGCCGCCTCCGCTGACCGACACCATGTCCCCAGAGGAG ATCAAAGcctgggaagaggaggagctggataaACCCATTGATATGGAGCAGATACGCATCGACCCCTCCCCGTTTCAGCTGGTGGAAAGGACTTCTCTGCACAAG ACCCACACTCTGTTCTCTCTGCTGGGTCTCAGTCATGCCTATGTCACTAGTATTGGAAAGCTGGTGGGCGTCGTAGCACTGAAAGAG CTGCAGAAAGCTATAGAGGGCTCCACCCGCAGCGGGGTGAGGCTTCGTCCCCCTCTGGCCAGCTTCAGAGGCACCAGCCGGAAAACCAAGAAGCACCAACCTCCCTCATccaccccttcctcccccacacGGGACAAAGACCTGTGGGGGGAGGGcagcagggtggagggggagctgGTGCGGATGGAGTCCAAGGAGGATTCCAGGGGAAAGGCGTCGTCTTCAAAGGGAGCTCCCGGGGGTGACgcggctctctcctcccccagcAGTGGAGAAGCTGACGGTGTTTCACAGGAGCCGGCGTCCCCGTCTacctcctcccccgccccgcctccacctcccgccCCCCCTGTGTCGCCACCCAGCCCCGtcctcacactctcctccccGCAGGTGGACAGGGAGAGCGAGGAGTCAGATGAGCCCTTATAG
- the clcn1b gene encoding chloride channel protein 1 isoform X2, producing MSDVGQRYPARDSRYIKEAQECEQQPAGGAAEKMKKRINTFETVLNVDHFLLYGEYREQLGNFARREAARLLTERQWRRQAGNNSSGRTGHGRRHHHHQHPVSLESYHSQASSSKKPRPYSKCQDCFARARRYIVTKMGEDWIFLVLLGLTMALVSWSMDYASAKSLQAYKWMHGELKGNVLLQYLAWVTYPMILVMFASLFCHLVSPQAIGSGIPELKTILRGVVLKEYLTLKAFVAKVVGLTAGLGSGMPVGKEGPFVHIASICAAVLSQFISIFSGVYENPYGYTDILTVGCAVGVGCCFGTPLGGVLFSIEVTSTYFAVRNYWRGYFAATFSAFIFRVLSVWNKDAVTITALFKTNFRMDFPFDLQELPAFAIIGISCGFLGAFFVYLNRQVVLFMRRPTALTRFLTKHRLIYPGAVTLIIATLTFPPGFGQFMAGELMPRECINSLFDNFTWTKISGLSAPPGLGRSSAWLHPHVSVFVILLLFCVMKFWMSALSTTMPIPSGAFMPVFILGAAFGRLVGEIMATLFPNGILFDGIVYRILPGGYAVIGAAAMTGAVTHTVSTAVICFELTGQISHILPMMVAVILANMVAQGLQPSLYDSIIQVKKLPYLPELALGHISKYNIFVEDIMVRKVKFLSSQSTYRELNHLLETASLKTIPLVDSKESMILLGSIERTELQAVFDWWLSPERRVYERGPSSPGQGSKVSWESFAFVDEDGGDESADKTAPVQEESNGPIPSPGPQEPSTNHRGSDKRKLPSVRLTLQRLFSTTSLSGQTEAQEATPPPLTDTMSPEEIKAWEEEELDKPIDMEQIRIDPSPFQLVERTSLHKTHTLFSLLGLSHAYVTSIGKLVGVVALKELQKAIEGSTRSGVRLRPPLASFRGTSRKTKKHQPPSSTPSSPTRDKDLWGEGSRVEGELVRMESKEDSRGKASSSKGAPGGDAALSSPSSGEADGVSQEPASPSTSSPAPPPPPAPPVSPPSPVLTLSSPQVDRESEESDEPL from the exons ATGTCAGATGTAGGACAAAGATATCCAGCGAGGGACTCGCGGTATATTAAGGAGGCACAAGAGTGTGAGCAGCAACCTGCAGGAGGAGCGGCCGAAAAGATGAAGAAGCGAATCAATACTTTTGAAACCGTTCTGAATGTCGATCATTTTCTG CTGTACGGTGAGTACAGGGAGCAGCTGGGAAACTTTGCCAGGCGGGAAGCTGCCCGTCTGCTGACAGAGAGACAATGGAGGAGACAGGCGGGCAACAACTCCAGCGGCCGAACGGGACACGGCCGacggcatcatcatcatcagcacccCGTGTCCCTGGAGTCGTATCACAGCCAAGCCTCGTCCAGCAAGAAGCCTCGCCCCTACTCCAAATGCCAAG ACTGTTTTGCTCGTGCGCGTCGGTACATAGTGACCAAGATGGGGGAGGACTGGATATTTCTGGTTCTTCTGGGACTCACTATGGCTCTGGTCAGCTGGAGTATGGACTACGCCAGCGCCAAGAGCCTGCAAG CCTATAAGTGGATGCACGGGGAGCTGAAAGGCAACGTGCTCCTCCAGTACTTGGCCTGGGTTACTTATCCCATGATCCTCGTCATGTTCGCCTCGCTCTTTTGTCACCTGGTTTCCCCGCAGGCCATCG GTTCGGGCATTCCTGAACTGAAAACCATCCTGAGAGGTGTTGTGCTGAAGGAGTATCTGACCCTTAAAGCCTTCGTAGCTAAAGTTGTCGGGTTGACCGCTGGCTTGGGCAGCGGGATGCCAGTGGGCAAAGAg GGTCCATTCGTCCACATCGCCAGTATCTGTGCCGCAGTGCTGAGTCAATTCATTTCCATCTTTTCCGGAGTCTATGAG AACCCTTATGGTTACACAGACATTCTGACTGTTGGCTGTGCCGTGGGGGTGGGATGCTGTTTCGGCACTCCGCTTGGAG GGGTGTTGTTCAGTATTGAGGTCACGTCTACCTACTTTGCGGTGAGGAATTACTGGCGGGGATATTTTGCCGCCACGTTCAGCGCCTTCATATTCAGGGTGCTCTCTGTTTGGAACAAGGATGCCG tCACAATCACAGCTCTCTTCAAAACTAACTTCCGGATGGATTTCCCCTTCGACCTGCAGGAGCTGCCTGCATTTGCAATAATAGG GATCTCTTGTGGCTTCCTGGGAGCGTTCTTCGTCTATCTGAACAGACAGGTGGTTCTCTTCATGAGGAGGCCGACGGCACTCACACGCTTCCTGACCAAACA CCGATTGATCTATCCAGGTGCAGTGACGCTGATCATCGCCACCTTGACGTTTCCACCAGGATTTGGGCAGTTCATGGCTGGGGAG CTGATGCCCAGAGAGTGTATCAACTCCCTCTTTGATAATTTCACCTGGACCAAAATCTCAGGATTATCTGCTCCGCCCGGCCTGGGTCGCTCCTCTGCATGGCTTCATCCTCATGTCAGCGTTTTTGTCATCCTTCTACTCTTCTGCGTCATGAAG TTCTGGATGTCAGCACTTTCCACCACAATGCCCATCCCATCTGGTGCCTTTATGCCAGTGTTCATACTAG GAGCTGCTTTCGGCCGCCTCGTGGGGGAGATCATGGCCACTCTTTTCCCAAATGGGATCCTGTTTGATGGGATAGTCTACCGCATCCTGCCGGGGGGATACGCCGTCATTG GCGCGGCGGCAATGACGGGAGCCGTCACGCACACGGTTTCCACTGCGGTAATCTGCTTTGAGCTGACCGGTCAGATCTCGCACATCCTGCCGATGATGGTGGCTGTCATCCTAGCGAACATGGTGGCCCAGGGTCTGCAGCCTTCTCTCTACGACTCCATCATCCAGGTGAAGAAGCTGCCTTACCTACCTGAACTGGCCCTCGGGCACATCAG CAAGTATAACATCTTTGTGGAGGACATCATGGTGCGCAAGGTTAAGTTCCTGTCTTCTCAATCCACCTATCGGGAACTGAACCATCTGCTAGAGACCGCAAGCCTGAAAACCATCCCCCTAGTGGACTCCAAAG AATCCATGATTCTCCTGGGCTCCATCGAGAGGACGGAGCTTCAAGCCGTCTTTGACTGGTGGCTCTCACCCGAGAGGCGAGTCTACGAAAGGGGTCCGAGCTCACCGGGCCAGGGCTCCAAAGTCAGCTGGGAGTCCTTCGCCTTTGTAGACGAGGACGGCGGAGACGAGAGTGCAGACAAG ACCGCGCCAGTACAGGAAGAATCTAACGGGCCGATCCCATCTCCCGGACCCCAGGAGCCCTCAACCAACCACAGGGGTTCAG ACAAGCGCAAGCTCCCATCTGTCAGGTTGACCCTGCAGAGACTCTTCTCCACCACATCTCTGTCGGGCCAGACTGAGGCTCAG GAGGCCACGCCGCCTCCGCTGACCGACACCATGTCCCCAGAGGAG ATCAAAGcctgggaagaggaggagctggataaACCCATTGATATGGAGCAGATACGCATCGACCCCTCCCCGTTTCAGCTGGTGGAAAGGACTTCTCTGCACAAG ACCCACACTCTGTTCTCTCTGCTGGGTCTCAGTCATGCCTATGTCACTAGTATTGGAAAGCTGGTGGGCGTCGTAGCACTGAAAGAG CTGCAGAAAGCTATAGAGGGCTCCACCCGCAGCGGGGTGAGGCTTCGTCCCCCTCTGGCCAGCTTCAGAGGCACCAGCCGGAAAACCAAGAAGCACCAACCTCCCTCATccaccccttcctcccccacacGGGACAAAGACCTGTGGGGGGAGGGcagcagggtggagggggagctgGTGCGGATGGAGTCCAAGGAGGATTCCAGGGGAAAGGCGTCGTCTTCAAAGGGAGCTCCCGGGGGTGACgcggctctctcctcccccagcAGTGGAGAAGCTGACGGTGTTTCACAGGAGCCGGCGTCCCCGTCTacctcctcccccgccccgcctccacctcccgccCCCCCTGTGTCGCCACCCAGCCCCGtcctcacactctcctccccGCAGGTGGACAGGGAGAGCGAGGAGTCAGATGAGCCCTTATAG
- the clcn1b gene encoding chloride channel protein 1 isoform X3, with amino-acid sequence MAADASQRKALRYQQTLLYGEYREQLGNFARREAARLLTERQWRRQAGNNSSGRTGHGRRHHHHQHPVSLESYHSQASSSKKPRPYSKCQDCFARARRYIVTKMGEDWIFLVLLGLTMALVSWSMDYASAKSLQAYKWMHGELKGNVLLQYLAWVTYPMILVMFASLFCHLVSPQAIGSGIPELKTILRGVVLKEYLTLKAFVAKVVGLTAGLGSGMPVGKEGPFVHIASICAAVLSQFISIFSGVYENPYGYTDILTVGCAVGVGCCFGTPLGGVLFSIEVTSTYFAVRNYWRGYFAATFSAFIFRVLSVWNKDAVTITALFKTNFRMDFPFDLQELPAFAIIGISCGFLGAFFVYLNRQVVLFMRRPTALTRFLTKHRLIYPGAVTLIIATLTFPPGFGQFMAGELMPRECINSLFDNFTWTKISGLSAPPGLGRSSAWLHPHVSVFVILLLFCVMKFWMSALSTTMPIPSGAFMPVFILGAAFGRLVGEIMATLFPNGILFDGIVYRILPGGYAVIGAAAMTGAVTHTVSTAVICFELTGQISHILPMMVAVILANMVAQGLQPSLYDSIIQVKKLPYLPELALGHISKYNIFVEDIMVRKVKFLSSQSTYRELNHLLETASLKTIPLVDSKESMILLGSIERTELQAVFDWWLSPERRVYERGPSSPGQGSKVSWESFAFVDEDGGDESADKQTAPVQEESNGPIPSPGPQEPSTNHRGSDKRKLPSVRLTLQRLFSTTSLSGQTEAQEATPPPLTDTMSPEEIKAWEEEELDKPIDMEQIRIDPSPFQLVERTSLHKTHTLFSLLGLSHAYVTSIGKLVGVVALKELQKAIEGSTRSGVRLRPPLASFRGTSRKTKKHQPPSSTPSSPTRDKDLWGEGSRVEGELVRMESKEDSRGKASSSKGAPGGDAALSSPSSGEADGVSQEPASPSTSSPAPPPPPAPPVSPPSPVLTLSSPQVDRESEESDEPL; translated from the exons ATGGCTGCAGATGCGTCGCAAAGAAAGGCGCTGAGATACCAACAGACCCTG CTGTACGGTGAGTACAGGGAGCAGCTGGGAAACTTTGCCAGGCGGGAAGCTGCCCGTCTGCTGACAGAGAGACAATGGAGGAGACAGGCGGGCAACAACTCCAGCGGCCGAACGGGACACGGCCGacggcatcatcatcatcagcacccCGTGTCCCTGGAGTCGTATCACAGCCAAGCCTCGTCCAGCAAGAAGCCTCGCCCCTACTCCAAATGCCAAG ACTGTTTTGCTCGTGCGCGTCGGTACATAGTGACCAAGATGGGGGAGGACTGGATATTTCTGGTTCTTCTGGGACTCACTATGGCTCTGGTCAGCTGGAGTATGGACTACGCCAGCGCCAAGAGCCTGCAAG CCTATAAGTGGATGCACGGGGAGCTGAAAGGCAACGTGCTCCTCCAGTACTTGGCCTGGGTTACTTATCCCATGATCCTCGTCATGTTCGCCTCGCTCTTTTGTCACCTGGTTTCCCCGCAGGCCATCG GTTCGGGCATTCCTGAACTGAAAACCATCCTGAGAGGTGTTGTGCTGAAGGAGTATCTGACCCTTAAAGCCTTCGTAGCTAAAGTTGTCGGGTTGACCGCTGGCTTGGGCAGCGGGATGCCAGTGGGCAAAGAg GGTCCATTCGTCCACATCGCCAGTATCTGTGCCGCAGTGCTGAGTCAATTCATTTCCATCTTTTCCGGAGTCTATGAG AACCCTTATGGTTACACAGACATTCTGACTGTTGGCTGTGCCGTGGGGGTGGGATGCTGTTTCGGCACTCCGCTTGGAG GGGTGTTGTTCAGTATTGAGGTCACGTCTACCTACTTTGCGGTGAGGAATTACTGGCGGGGATATTTTGCCGCCACGTTCAGCGCCTTCATATTCAGGGTGCTCTCTGTTTGGAACAAGGATGCCG tCACAATCACAGCTCTCTTCAAAACTAACTTCCGGATGGATTTCCCCTTCGACCTGCAGGAGCTGCCTGCATTTGCAATAATAGG GATCTCTTGTGGCTTCCTGGGAGCGTTCTTCGTCTATCTGAACAGACAGGTGGTTCTCTTCATGAGGAGGCCGACGGCACTCACACGCTTCCTGACCAAACA CCGATTGATCTATCCAGGTGCAGTGACGCTGATCATCGCCACCTTGACGTTTCCACCAGGATTTGGGCAGTTCATGGCTGGGGAG CTGATGCCCAGAGAGTGTATCAACTCCCTCTTTGATAATTTCACCTGGACCAAAATCTCAGGATTATCTGCTCCGCCCGGCCTGGGTCGCTCCTCTGCATGGCTTCATCCTCATGTCAGCGTTTTTGTCATCCTTCTACTCTTCTGCGTCATGAAG TTCTGGATGTCAGCACTTTCCACCACAATGCCCATCCCATCTGGTGCCTTTATGCCAGTGTTCATACTAG GAGCTGCTTTCGGCCGCCTCGTGGGGGAGATCATGGCCACTCTTTTCCCAAATGGGATCCTGTTTGATGGGATAGTCTACCGCATCCTGCCGGGGGGATACGCCGTCATTG GCGCGGCGGCAATGACGGGAGCCGTCACGCACACGGTTTCCACTGCGGTAATCTGCTTTGAGCTGACCGGTCAGATCTCGCACATCCTGCCGATGATGGTGGCTGTCATCCTAGCGAACATGGTGGCCCAGGGTCTGCAGCCTTCTCTCTACGACTCCATCATCCAGGTGAAGAAGCTGCCTTACCTACCTGAACTGGCCCTCGGGCACATCAG CAAGTATAACATCTTTGTGGAGGACATCATGGTGCGCAAGGTTAAGTTCCTGTCTTCTCAATCCACCTATCGGGAACTGAACCATCTGCTAGAGACCGCAAGCCTGAAAACCATCCCCCTAGTGGACTCCAAAG AATCCATGATTCTCCTGGGCTCCATCGAGAGGACGGAGCTTCAAGCCGTCTTTGACTGGTGGCTCTCACCCGAGAGGCGAGTCTACGAAAGGGGTCCGAGCTCACCGGGCCAGGGCTCCAAAGTCAGCTGGGAGTCCTTCGCCTTTGTAGACGAGGACGGCGGAGACGAGAGTGCAGACAAG CAGACCGCGCCAGTACAGGAAGAATCTAACGGGCCGATCCCATCTCCCGGACCCCAGGAGCCCTCAACCAACCACAGGGGTTCAG ACAAGCGCAAGCTCCCATCTGTCAGGTTGACCCTGCAGAGACTCTTCTCCACCACATCTCTGTCGGGCCAGACTGAGGCTCAG GAGGCCACGCCGCCTCCGCTGACCGACACCATGTCCCCAGAGGAG ATCAAAGcctgggaagaggaggagctggataaACCCATTGATATGGAGCAGATACGCATCGACCCCTCCCCGTTTCAGCTGGTGGAAAGGACTTCTCTGCACAAG ACCCACACTCTGTTCTCTCTGCTGGGTCTCAGTCATGCCTATGTCACTAGTATTGGAAAGCTGGTGGGCGTCGTAGCACTGAAAGAG CTGCAGAAAGCTATAGAGGGCTCCACCCGCAGCGGGGTGAGGCTTCGTCCCCCTCTGGCCAGCTTCAGAGGCACCAGCCGGAAAACCAAGAAGCACCAACCTCCCTCATccaccccttcctcccccacacGGGACAAAGACCTGTGGGGGGAGGGcagcagggtggagggggagctgGTGCGGATGGAGTCCAAGGAGGATTCCAGGGGAAAGGCGTCGTCTTCAAAGGGAGCTCCCGGGGGTGACgcggctctctcctcccccagcAGTGGAGAAGCTGACGGTGTTTCACAGGAGCCGGCGTCCCCGTCTacctcctcccccgccccgcctccacctcccgccCCCCCTGTGTCGCCACCCAGCCCCGtcctcacactctcctccccGCAGGTGGACAGGGAGAGCGAGGAGTCAGATGAGCCCTTATAG